GCCGTCTTTTAAAAGCGGAAGCGCGTAACCCGACACCAGGATTTTCGACAGCGGAACCTCTTTCAAGCTGTTTTTTATGCTTACGGACAGGGAAGCGTTCGGCGGCAGGGTCGCGAAATTCAGAACCGCTTTTTCAGAGGTAACTTCGAACTCCAGTATGTTACTCTTTATCTTTGTCTTTCCTGCTCCTTCCATTGAATAATTACCAAACTTTCCCTTCACGGCTATTGTTCCCGTAATCTCTTTTCGCTCCGGATTATAAAATTTAACAATGTTAACTTCGGGGTCGGGCTCGTATTGATCAAGTATATTACGCATCTTCTGGCGCAGAGCCGCTTCCTTTTCAATTATATTTACTGTTTCCGCCGGGTCATTTTCAAGGTCATACAGTTCTTCCGGGACAAACACCTGCATTTTTTTGCCCCGCTTGTCGTAAACCCCGAAGTTTCGAATATACTTGTATTTATCGCTTACCCTGACACCTTTGTTAAATCTTCCCCTCATGAAAATAACATTATTTTCTTCTTGCCCCTTGCCCCGCTTGTCCGCCGTGGCGGATGACCCGTGATCCAGAACACCCATCATGCTTTTGCCTGTAAATTTCTCCGTAGTTTTTATGTCCATCAGGCCGAAAATCGCCGGCATTAAATCCAGTAACTGCACGGTTTTTGTGATTTTCAGTCCCGCTTTTATTTTCCCCGGAAGACGCATCAAAAGCGGTACGTTGACATCGCCGTCCCTGAGAGAAATTCCGTGGTCGTGAAAAACAGCCTTTTTCCCGCCCGGCAGGGTATGGACTTCGAGGTTCTCGCCGTGGTCGCTCAAAACAACCACAAGCGTGTTCTCGCTCAGTTCCATTTTATCCACCGCGTTGAGCAGTTTTCCGATATACTCGTCTGTGTAATTAACGTCGGCTTCATAGAGTGTGCGGTACCATTTTTCGCTTGTGAACTCATCCAGTGTTTTTCTTGTCCTAAAAAAATATTTCAACGGAGGTTTATACGGGCCGTGAGGCGCGTCATAATAAAGAAGCAGGCCAAAAGGTTTATCTCCGTATTGATTCAGCCAGTTTATGGCCTCGTTTGTGATGTGGACATTGCTGTACCCGTAACGTTCGATAATTCTCGCATCGTTAAAACCAGAATCCACCCCGAATCCCGCGCCGTCGGTAATTAATGAAATAGTCCCTATTGAACCTGTGTAATAACCATGTTTATTTAAAATTGTCGCGAGGGTGGGTATGTTTGATTTATAGAAATTATTTCTGCTTTCTTTGCTTGATACATATTCCAGGGATATCTCGCCAAGTTCAAAAGGAAGTTTTGATGTTAAAAAAGACGTGACAGATTGCTTGGTCATATTGCCGTTGGCTATGGCCTTTTCAAAACTGGCCCCCTCACTGGCTAACTTATCAAGGTTCGGCGTCAGGTTTTTTACTCCAACCGCGTCTTTGCGGAGAGAATCAACAATGATAAAAATCAGGTTTGTTTTTTGTGCCGGATTTTCATCGACTTCGGTAATTACAGGGTTTGCCCAGAAAGCGGGCCCGCCGCTTCCGTTTGTTTCCAATATGAGTTTTATATCCTTGCCGGAAAACCCTGTTAAACTTGCCTTGTACTCATGCCATTTGCTGTCACGGTCCTCCATCTGGACGTTTAAATACTGGTGAAAATTTTTATTAAATTTATCCCTGTGCCGGTATGGAAAAATTTTAAAAGGATTGATTTTTTCCCGGAAAATGTCATGTGTTTTATTTTGGGAATCAATTATTTTTACAATAAATTCACACGGCTCATTTATTACCCCGCAGGAAAATTCCAGCCGCGGTTTATTTTTGGGAAGGGTCAATTCGTAAGTTATAGCCGTTGACGGCGGCGCGAATAAAGAATTTTGATGAATTATCCTTAAAGGATACCACCCGAGGGAAACATGCATATTTTCAGGGGTTAAGTGATAATCCCTGTTATCGTTGAGATAAGGATAAGTTTTTAAAAGCATCTGGTATTGTTCATCAAAGTTTTTATGGGAAATTTCCGCCTTTGGGCTCAGCTTTATAAGGTCATGCACGGTTGCTCTCTTTTGCCTGATTTCCTGTAAATCAAATCCAGGGGATTTAACCCTTTTGTCGTCGGGAAGTATAAATGTAAAAAAAACGGCAAGGGAAATCAAAATCAGGAAAAAAAACGCGATCCCTACAATTTTTATAAACTTCATGAAAAATTTCATAGTTATATGTTTTATCATTAAAATGGCGAAAAATCAAATAAATAAAAAAATTTATTAAACATCCGATAAATAAAACATATATGAATTTAAATGATATAAAAAAAATATTTTTAAAAAGGTCACTGCTGATTTTTAGTTTATTGACTTTATGGCCGATATGTTTTCTTATCTATAATGAGTTAATATACGGCCGGTATAGATATGTTACCATCGGGACGCTGATCGCTTACATAGGCCCTCTTATATGCCTGCCTTTTATTGGATATCTTTTGCAGGACCGTTATGAAAAAGGAGAAGAGCTCTCGAATGCCACAGAAAAAATTTCCGAATTAATGCTCAATGTTGTCCAGAAAAAACAATTAGGAATAAGATATAATAATCCATATTTAAGCCCCTGCTGGGAGATAAAAAAATGCGTCAAGAAGGAATGCCCGGCTTATAAAGCAGATAATTTGAGATGCTGGCAGATCGCAGGCACATATTGTGCGAAAGGGGTTTCGGGAGAAATGGCAGGAAAGATAAAAGACTGCAGGTTATGTAAAGTATATAAAACAAGCATCCCGAACGAACTTGCCGATATAGGGGAGGATTTTAACAATATGATGGTTGTCCTTGAATATATGTCCGCACAGCAGTATGAGGACTATATCAATACCACCGAGGCCCTGAGCAAGCTTATCGAAATGAAAGACCCGTATACCGGCGGGCAGCATTGCCATACGGTGCAGAGATACGCGCTTGGAACGGCTAAATATTTAAATTTACTGCCTTCACAAATGGAAAATATTAAAATTGCGGCTATCCTCCATGATATTGGCAAGATAGGAATCAAGGGGGCCATTCTTAATAAAAACGGGCCGCTCGATGATATGGAATATGAACAAATAAAAAAACACGCCTTGATTGGCGGCGAGGCGATAAAAAGCATAGGAAAATTAAAGGACATACGCATGATTATAAGGTATCATCATGAAAGATACGACGGAAGAA
The window above is part of the bacterium genome. Proteins encoded here:
- a CDS encoding sulfatase; the protein is MKFIKIVGIAFFFLILISLAVFFTFILPDDKRVKSPGFDLQEIRQKRATVHDLIKLSPKAEISHKNFDEQYQMLLKTYPYLNDNRDYHLTPENMHVSLGWYPLRIIHQNSLFAPPSTAITYELTLPKNKPRLEFSCGVINEPCEFIVKIIDSQNKTHDIFREKINPFKIFPYRHRDKFNKNFHQYLNVQMEDRDSKWHEYKASLTGFSGKDIKLILETNGSGGPAFWANPVITEVDENPAQKTNLIFIIVDSLRKDAVGVKNLTPNLDKLASEGASFEKAIANGNMTKQSVTSFLTSKLPFELGEISLEYVSSKESRNNFYKSNIPTLATILNKHGYYTGSIGTISLITDGAGFGVDSGFNDARIIERYGYSNVHITNEAINWLNQYGDKPFGLLLYYDAPHGPYKPPLKYFFRTRKTLDEFTSEKWYRTLYEADVNYTDEYIGKLLNAVDKMELSENTLVVVLSDHGENLEVHTLPGGKKAVFHDHGISLRDGDVNVPLLMRLPGKIKAGLKITKTVQLLDLMPAIFGLMDIKTTEKFTGKSMMGVLDHGSSATADKRGKGQEENNVIFMRGRFNKGVRVSDKYKYIRNFGVYDKRGKKMQVFVPEELYDLENDPAETVNIIEKEAALRQKMRNILDQYEPDPEVNIVKFYNPERKEITGTIAVKGKFGNYSMEGAGKTKIKSNILEFEVTSEKAVLNFATLPPNASLSVSIKNSLKEVPLSKILVSGYALPLLKDGRKEIGGEDFYLMKGVPPDVDSGGKLQISWGREAKYKLEWEKQKGVTGTFKEMLSEWGYLSEPEKK
- a CDS encoding HD-GYP domain-containing protein, with protein sequence MNLNDIKKIFLKRSLLIFSLLTLWPICFLIYNELIYGRYRYVTIGTLIAYIGPLICLPFIGYLLQDRYEKGEELSNATEKISELMLNVVQKKQLGIRYNNPYLSPCWEIKKCVKKECPAYKADNLRCWQIAGTYCAKGVSGEMAGKIKDCRLCKVYKTSIPNELADIGEDFNNMMVVLEYMSAQQYEDYINTTEALSKLIEMKDPYTGGQHCHTVQRYALGTAKYLNLLPSQMENIKIAAILHDIGKIGIKGAILNKNGPLDDMEYEQIKKHALIGGEAIKSIGKLKDIRMIIRYHHERYDGRMDGKFSSYTGEVRGEQIPVEARVITLVDAYDAMTSDRPYRKAMSKEEAMEIIKRENGAQFDPKCVEAFFKFLKEEKVI